One Fuerstiella marisgermanici DNA window includes the following coding sequences:
- a CDS encoding Kelch repeat-containing protein → MKTLFTTAMSLLIASTAPAHFIWLAPVESGGQTKVCVYFGEDATDDNADYLSRVSGVTVSKITGTDDAVALKLTKTDESISTTINAKDNSVYVTSHDLGVMDRGDSKFRLKYYAKTGPDASSAAWQQAVATDDIALDVVPKLHSGRITVKVYFNEKPVAGVQVKAARPGADDIEAETDAKGVASFDVADAGLYSIRARHIEAKAGEVKGKKYPETRHYSTVALMVPMSASTVAKPAFQNIPQPVTSFGAAVLNDSLYLYGGHTGSAHSYSKTEQGRQLMKLNLKSGEWDKLAEGPGLQGLALVAHGKKLYRIGGFTAMNEEGDDHKLVSQDYAACFDPATSTWSDLPALPEPRSSHDAAVVGDSIYVVGGWAMTGEGDHVWHDTAWKMDLTADELKWEAIASPPFQRRAIAAAAHDGKLYIIGGMQSEGGPTTKTATYDPATNAWSEGPELFVKADPKPKDGEKPQRSMSSGGMTGFGASAFATGGSLYVTTVQGTLQKLSPDGSKWEVVSEDVTPRFFHRLLPLNSRQLVVVGGSNMSIGKFEEVEVIDVAEGT, encoded by the coding sequence ATGAAGACTCTATTCACGACTGCGATGAGCCTGCTGATCGCGTCAACAGCCCCCGCGCATTTTATCTGGCTGGCTCCTGTCGAAAGCGGTGGGCAGACCAAAGTGTGCGTCTACTTCGGCGAAGACGCCACCGACGACAACGCTGACTACCTGTCGCGCGTGAGCGGTGTCACCGTGTCAAAAATCACGGGCACTGACGATGCCGTCGCTCTGAAACTCACGAAGACCGACGAATCGATTTCCACAACGATCAACGCCAAAGACAATAGCGTCTATGTGACGTCACATGACCTGGGCGTGATGGATCGTGGCGATTCTAAGTTTCGTTTAAAGTACTATGCCAAGACCGGTCCGGACGCTTCGTCTGCCGCCTGGCAACAGGCAGTTGCCACTGACGACATCGCTCTGGACGTTGTGCCGAAACTACACAGCGGCCGAATCACGGTGAAAGTTTACTTCAACGAAAAGCCAGTAGCCGGAGTGCAGGTCAAAGCCGCTCGACCAGGTGCCGACGACATAGAAGCAGAAACCGATGCGAAGGGCGTCGCGTCCTTCGACGTTGCTGATGCGGGGCTGTATTCTATTCGGGCTCGACACATCGAAGCCAAAGCGGGCGAAGTGAAGGGCAAGAAGTATCCGGAAACGCGCCACTATTCGACCGTGGCCCTGATGGTTCCGATGTCTGCTTCAACGGTCGCGAAACCGGCATTCCAGAACATTCCGCAGCCAGTGACCAGCTTCGGTGCCGCAGTACTGAACGATTCCCTCTACCTGTACGGAGGCCACACCGGCAGTGCGCATTCTTATTCGAAAACGGAGCAGGGACGTCAGCTGATGAAGCTGAATCTCAAGTCTGGCGAATGGGACAAGCTGGCCGAAGGGCCGGGCCTGCAGGGATTGGCCCTGGTCGCTCATGGGAAAAAGCTGTATCGCATCGGCGGTTTCACAGCAATGAATGAAGAAGGCGACGACCATAAGTTGGTCTCGCAAGACTACGCTGCGTGCTTCGATCCCGCGACCAGCACGTGGTCAGATCTTCCGGCTTTACCCGAACCACGTTCGTCTCACGATGCGGCTGTCGTTGGAGACAGCATTTATGTGGTCGGCGGCTGGGCGATGACCGGCGAAGGCGACCACGTATGGCACGACACTGCCTGGAAGATGGATTTGACAGCCGACGAATTGAAATGGGAAGCCATCGCATCGCCGCCGTTTCAGCGTCGAGCGATCGCGGCAGCCGCTCATGATGGCAAACTCTACATCATCGGTGGCATGCAATCGGAAGGTGGACCGACGACGAAGACAGCCACTTACGATCCGGCCACGAACGCCTGGTCCGAAGGCCCGGAGTTGTTCGTCAAAGCCGATCCCAAGCCCAAAGACGGTGAGAAGCCACAGCGCAGCATGTCGTCCGGCGGCATGACGGGTTTCGGAGCATCCGCCTTTGCGACGGGCGGTTCACTGTACGTAACAACTGTGCAGGGTACATTGCAGAAACTGTCACCAGACGGATCAAAATGGGAAGTGGTTTCCGAAGACGTGACGCCACGATTCTTCCATCGTCTGCTACCGTTGAACAGTCGGCAACTGGTGGTTGTCGGGGGTTCAAACATGAGCATCGGCAAGTTTGAAGAAGTCGAAGTGATTGATGTGGCAGAGGGAACATAG
- a CDS encoding recombinase family protein: MSEKIEAIHLQRKAVLYIRQSSPFQVLHNEESRRLQYAMQQRMRSLGWKDIEVIDEDLGRSASGSVVRSGFERMVADVCLGKIGAVAAREVSRFARNSREWQQLVEVCRVVDTLLIDQETVYAPRRSNDRLLLGLKGSLNEYELDLLRQRSVEARREKARRGELIISAPVGYLKTGTTRGKDQRIEKDPNTRVQQMINLVFRKCFELGSARQALMWLLEEDLQMPTRDKAGVLKWKRPTYGMVYQILTHPVYGGAYAYGRTEHQPSYEGGFVDSKTRRRSREEWIALIPEHHEGYVSWEEFERLQDLISSNNLRSGRGAARKGSALLSGMLGCQQCGRRLAVAYSGVGAKVPRYCCHRGYLDNGEAKCIAFGATSVDIAVAEQIFRVVAPAAQEAAMLAHQKTTERDNEILQALEGELKSARYEASRAQRQFDAADPENRLVTEELERRWNASMQHVSDVEARIDQQRNDRSSIDDPDLQGLMAVVADLDAVWNNPDADIRIKKRIVRTLIRDIVADVDNDVSEVILTIHWVGGVHTELRLPRRRRGKSTATTATTATSAEAVDAVRSLARICSDDLIAGLLNRNGLPTGRGNRWTRERVTSMRNYHKIARWTAQAQSDQGWMNLTDSAKHLGISTRTLRLAIERADIKGQHPLPDGPWIINRSELETPAAKAVVRKAKTRNRNPAVPDPKQQSLEF; this comes from the coding sequence ATGAGTGAAAAGATTGAAGCCATCCATCTTCAGCGGAAAGCCGTTCTTTACATTCGTCAGTCGTCGCCGTTTCAGGTGCTTCACAACGAAGAAAGCCGCAGGCTGCAGTATGCCATGCAGCAACGGATGCGTTCACTGGGATGGAAAGACATTGAAGTCATCGATGAAGATCTGGGGCGCAGCGCGTCCGGCAGCGTTGTTCGATCGGGATTTGAACGCATGGTCGCCGATGTGTGCCTCGGGAAGATCGGGGCCGTTGCTGCACGAGAGGTGTCGCGGTTTGCTCGCAACAGTCGTGAATGGCAGCAACTGGTTGAAGTGTGTCGAGTCGTGGACACGTTATTGATCGATCAGGAAACGGTCTACGCTCCTCGCCGGAGCAATGACCGACTGTTGCTGGGACTGAAAGGAAGTTTGAACGAATACGAGCTGGACCTCCTTCGTCAGCGATCCGTAGAAGCTCGGCGTGAAAAGGCGCGCCGAGGAGAACTGATCATTTCGGCACCGGTCGGATATCTGAAAACGGGAACGACTCGAGGCAAAGATCAGCGCATTGAGAAAGACCCGAATACTCGCGTGCAACAGATGATCAATCTGGTGTTTCGCAAGTGCTTCGAACTGGGGAGTGCACGGCAAGCTTTGATGTGGCTTCTGGAAGAAGATCTGCAGATGCCGACACGAGACAAAGCCGGAGTCCTGAAGTGGAAGCGTCCGACATACGGGATGGTGTACCAGATCCTGACTCATCCGGTGTACGGTGGGGCGTATGCGTATGGCCGAACCGAACATCAGCCATCGTATGAAGGTGGATTCGTTGATTCAAAAACACGGCGGCGCAGTCGCGAAGAATGGATCGCATTGATTCCCGAACATCACGAAGGCTATGTATCGTGGGAGGAGTTCGAACGATTGCAGGATTTGATTTCGTCAAACAATCTGCGTTCCGGGCGAGGCGCTGCTCGAAAAGGTTCGGCACTGTTGTCGGGAATGCTGGGCTGTCAGCAATGTGGACGGCGACTGGCCGTCGCGTACAGCGGAGTCGGAGCGAAAGTGCCACGTTACTGCTGCCACCGAGGGTATCTGGACAATGGCGAAGCCAAGTGCATCGCATTCGGTGCCACGTCCGTTGACATCGCCGTTGCAGAACAGATATTCCGTGTTGTTGCTCCTGCCGCTCAAGAGGCCGCCATGCTCGCTCACCAGAAAACAACCGAACGTGACAACGAAATCCTTCAGGCACTGGAAGGGGAACTTAAGTCTGCTCGTTATGAAGCATCGCGTGCACAACGTCAATTCGATGCAGCTGACCCGGAAAATCGACTTGTCACCGAGGAACTGGAACGAAGATGGAATGCGTCGATGCAACACGTCAGCGACGTCGAAGCACGGATCGATCAGCAGCGAAATGACAGATCTTCAATCGACGATCCTGATTTGCAGGGTCTGATGGCAGTCGTGGCTGACCTTGACGCAGTCTGGAACAATCCTGATGCTGACATTCGAATCAAGAAACGCATCGTTCGGACTCTGATCCGCGATATCGTTGCGGATGTCGACAACGACGTGAGCGAAGTCATTCTTACAATCCACTGGGTTGGTGGTGTGCATACCGAACTGCGACTTCCCCGCCGTCGTCGCGGAAAATCGACAGCCACGACAGCCACGACAGCCACGTCAGCAGAGGCCGTCGATGCTGTCCGGTCACTCGCACGAATCTGTTCCGACGATCTCATCGCCGGACTGCTCAACCGCAACGGGTTACCAACGGGACGAGGAAACCGGTGGACTCGAGAGCGGGTCACATCGATGCGGAACTACCACAAGATTGCCCGCTGGACTGCACAGGCTCAATCTGATCAAGGCTGGATGAACCTAACCGACAGCGCAAAACATCTTGGCATCAGCACGCGGACACTCAGACTGGCGATTGAACGAGCCGATATCAAAGGTCAACACCCGCTTCCGGACGGACCGTGGATCATCAATCGCAGCGAACTGGAGACGCCAGCGGCAAAGGCCGTTGTCCGGAAGGCAAAAACTCGAAACCGCAACCCCGCGGTACCAGATCCCAAACAGCAATCCCTTGAGTTTTAA
- a CDS encoding sulfatase/phosphatase domain-containing protein encodes MWRDGKGYSYEGGHRIPFIARWPDRIEPGTSSAAMITMTDLFATAADIVRQELPSDAAEDSFSLLPVLLGREEKIVGRKAIFILGNGKDSAVAVGSEQWKLIVRYGDDEDRGNELYDLSKDPGEQTNVINDHPVIAEQLSAAYRKAESDGRTRPR; translated from the coding sequence CTGTGGCGCGATGGCAAAGGGTATTCCTACGAAGGCGGTCATCGCATTCCGTTTATTGCTCGCTGGCCAGACCGTATTGAACCGGGAACCTCATCGGCGGCAATGATCACGATGACCGACCTGTTCGCCACAGCGGCGGACATCGTCAGACAGGAACTACCTTCGGACGCCGCCGAAGATTCGTTCAGCCTGCTGCCTGTGCTGCTGGGCCGGGAAGAGAAAATCGTCGGACGGAAAGCCATTTTCATTCTGGGCAACGGCAAAGACAGTGCCGTCGCGGTGGGTAGCGAGCAGTGGAAGCTGATTGTTCGCTACGGCGACGACGAAGACCGAGGCAACGAGCTCTACGATCTGTCAAAAGACCCCGGCGAACAGACCAACGTCATCAACGACCATCCGGTAATCGCAGAGCAACTTTCCGCAGCCTATCGAAAGGCCGAGTCCGATGGCCGAACACGCCCCAGATGA
- a CDS encoding PQQ-binding-like beta-propeller repeat protein, which produces MKHLASLLVASTIAATAFANDAWTSFQNGGNVATATPSEVSLGDIQWQTEFTGYGQSSPVVWDGNVYITTVQGDNKDKCHVTAYRLDDGTQLWQHTLANATPAESSNYISKAAPSPVTDKDGIVCFFEGGNVIALTHKGKVRWERNLVEDYGDLKARHGLSSSLEQDDDSVFVWVERSDDPYIASLNKQSGETEWKSKGLGATAWSSPRLVPVDGGQHLVLSAIGSLAGLAPATGERLWTFDGISGNSTPTPMPLGNGRFLIGATIGRGESGGGRAAESNGVVQIQKTDDGKWSADYAWKAKRATSSFGSPIAHNGVAMFVNREGVLYGLNAETGDELFAKRLKGSTWATPIAMGEQVLFCEKDGKIDTLSNIGSAQKLSTWDNLPEPSKPDPPAEAENEGRGGPPSGPVLYAAVVTGDRLLLRQGDRLFSVALKHQ; this is translated from the coding sequence ATGAAACACCTTGCCTCACTTCTCGTCGCTTCAACCATTGCGGCCACAGCATTCGCCAACGACGCATGGACGTCTTTCCAAAACGGCGGCAACGTTGCGACCGCAACACCGAGTGAAGTGTCGCTCGGCGATATCCAGTGGCAAACGGAATTCACCGGCTACGGCCAATCGTCGCCAGTCGTGTGGGATGGCAACGTCTATATCACGACGGTGCAAGGCGATAATAAAGACAAATGCCATGTCACTGCTTACAGGCTCGACGACGGCACTCAGCTGTGGCAGCACACACTGGCCAACGCCACGCCAGCGGAGAGCAGCAACTACATCAGCAAAGCGGCTCCTTCCCCCGTGACGGACAAAGACGGCATCGTGTGTTTTTTCGAAGGCGGCAACGTCATCGCGTTGACGCACAAAGGCAAAGTTCGCTGGGAACGCAACCTCGTCGAAGACTATGGCGACCTGAAGGCTCGCCACGGGCTGTCGTCGTCGCTCGAACAGGACGATGATTCAGTGTTCGTTTGGGTCGAACGTTCTGACGATCCGTACATTGCCAGCCTGAACAAACAGTCAGGCGAAACCGAATGGAAATCGAAGGGGCTCGGAGCCACTGCGTGGTCGAGTCCCCGTTTAGTGCCAGTCGACGGCGGTCAGCATCTGGTGCTGAGTGCCATCGGAAGCCTTGCTGGTCTGGCCCCGGCTACCGGCGAACGATTGTGGACCTTCGACGGCATTAGTGGAAATTCCACACCAACGCCGATGCCTTTGGGTAACGGGCGATTCCTGATTGGAGCAACTATTGGCCGTGGCGAATCGGGTGGCGGGCGAGCTGCAGAATCCAACGGCGTCGTTCAGATTCAAAAAACAGACGACGGCAAGTGGTCGGCCGACTATGCATGGAAAGCCAAGCGAGCGACCAGTTCATTCGGTTCGCCGATCGCTCATAACGGCGTCGCAATGTTCGTGAACCGCGAAGGCGTGCTGTACGGGCTAAATGCCGAAACAGGTGACGAACTATTCGCCAAGCGGCTCAAAGGCAGCACTTGGGCGACACCAATTGCGATGGGCGAGCAAGTATTGTTCTGTGAAAAGGATGGCAAGATCGACACTCTCTCGAATATCGGTTCCGCCCAAAAGCTGAGCACCTGGGACAATCTTCCGGAACCATCGAAACCTGATCCACCGGCAGAAGCCGAAAATGAAGGCCGCGGCGGCCCGCCTTCCGGTCCCGTACTGTACGCGGCCGTCGTTACCGGCGATCGTCTGCTACTGCGACAAGGCGACCGGTTGTTCTCCGTGGCCTTGAAGCATCAATAA
- a CDS encoding chemotaxis protein CheB, whose product MTDDSLNRPAEIERKDSLIPDEDPAIHCIVGIGASAGGLKALEVLLQHLPNDTGLTFVVVQHLSPDFKSVMDEILGRHTHMKVMNAQQGIPLKQNTVYLIPRSKNIAIDDSRVVLTDIDRDQMQRPVDLLLHSIAQGFGERAVGVILSGTGTDGVSGIRAIHEAGGLTVAQSPDTAQFDGMPANAIATECVNLVLPPEEIAQLLSRHAIDPTKRLAAEEFMTTEEMSGINLIFSLLCERHGINFADYKSTTVARRIERRIQAIHSRSIHEYAKTLQADNAELDLLYHDMLIGVTKFFRDSEAFFSLQTPLSKIVARLEPGEELRIWSAACATGEEPYTIAMLATELFARHGKPVRLKILATDVHQGALDFAAHGVYPPGSMEFVSHERQARFFSPLPDGKFRISADIRRHIVFARHNVMQDPPFTKLHLVSCRNMLIYLKASAQAHAIAAFHFALAQNGIMMLGASETPGKLQDEFETIDSTWRIFRKLRSLPGLAVDPGNITQAIARGPRRLVNILNRDKPEQLSFTGLLEAYDLLLNEFVECGLLLDESRNVLHVFGNGYRFLKSATGRFTGNIMRLLEGEARTTIGAALVRAQKDQETRFVLRNVAFPVTDGTVEIDVTVRSLRSDSSKNFVWFVEFCDPQKPQKTLTEEVQFARGRGADYEAIESELIYAKESLSATIEELETSNEELQSTNEEMVASNEELQSTNEELHSVNEELYSVNSENHRKITELHELTEDMENLLSSTDIGIVFMDEDLRIRKFTKAATDYFNLVDHDIGRRLDNFAHNLKITNLDELLQEVVRSDRSYTAQVTNAKGEAILMKILPYVSVSDRRGAVLNLVNVHEISLGQTN is encoded by the coding sequence ATGACAGACGACAGCCTGAACAGACCCGCAGAAATTGAACGTAAGGATTCATTGATTCCGGATGAGGATCCCGCTATTCACTGCATCGTGGGCATTGGCGCGTCTGCAGGAGGATTGAAGGCTCTGGAAGTGCTGCTGCAGCATCTTCCCAACGATACGGGACTGACGTTTGTCGTAGTCCAGCATCTATCACCTGACTTTAAGAGCGTGATGGATGAAATCCTTGGCCGCCATACCCACATGAAGGTAATGAATGCTCAGCAGGGCATTCCGCTAAAGCAGAACACCGTGTATCTGATTCCTCGCAGCAAGAACATCGCGATCGACGATAGCCGAGTTGTACTGACAGATATTGACCGTGATCAGATGCAGCGCCCCGTCGACCTTCTTCTGCATTCTATTGCTCAGGGATTTGGCGAACGTGCGGTTGGCGTCATCCTTTCGGGAACGGGCACGGACGGCGTTTCGGGTATTCGAGCGATCCATGAGGCCGGCGGACTGACCGTGGCGCAGTCTCCTGACACGGCACAGTTTGACGGTATGCCGGCCAACGCGATCGCGACAGAATGCGTCAACCTCGTGCTTCCGCCCGAAGAAATTGCCCAACTACTCTCTCGCCACGCCATCGATCCTACGAAGCGGCTGGCAGCGGAAGAGTTCATGACCACGGAGGAGATGTCAGGGATCAACCTCATCTTCTCACTGCTATGCGAGCGACACGGAATCAATTTTGCAGATTACAAATCAACAACTGTCGCTCGCCGAATCGAACGCCGCATTCAGGCCATCCACAGTCGCTCCATCCACGAGTACGCGAAAACCTTACAGGCCGATAACGCCGAGCTCGACCTTCTGTATCACGACATGCTTATTGGCGTCACGAAGTTCTTTCGAGACTCCGAAGCCTTTTTCTCGCTGCAAACGCCCTTAAGCAAAATAGTCGCCAGGCTCGAACCCGGTGAGGAACTGCGAATCTGGTCCGCAGCTTGCGCAACTGGTGAGGAACCCTATACCATCGCGATGTTGGCCACCGAACTTTTTGCTCGTCACGGCAAACCAGTGCGACTTAAAATCCTTGCAACAGACGTTCACCAAGGTGCCCTCGACTTTGCGGCACATGGGGTGTACCCGCCGGGATCAATGGAATTTGTGTCGCATGAGCGCCAGGCGCGATTCTTCTCCCCGCTGCCGGATGGGAAATTCCGCATCTCAGCAGATATTCGCCGTCACATCGTGTTTGCCCGACACAACGTCATGCAGGACCCGCCATTTACAAAATTGCACCTGGTCAGCTGTCGCAACATGCTCATCTATCTGAAAGCGAGCGCTCAGGCCCACGCGATTGCAGCATTTCATTTCGCACTGGCACAAAACGGAATCATGATGCTGGGGGCCAGTGAGACGCCTGGCAAACTTCAGGATGAATTCGAAACGATTGACAGCACGTGGCGAATCTTCCGCAAGCTTCGAAGCCTGCCGGGGTTGGCTGTCGATCCCGGCAATATCACGCAGGCCATCGCTCGCGGGCCGCGCCGCCTGGTCAACATTCTCAATCGCGACAAGCCCGAACAGCTCAGCTTCACAGGCCTGCTGGAAGCTTACGATTTATTGCTAAACGAATTCGTCGAATGTGGACTGTTGCTGGACGAAAGCCGAAATGTTCTGCACGTCTTTGGAAACGGATACCGATTCCTCAAAAGCGCCACCGGGCGTTTTACAGGAAACATCATGCGCCTTCTGGAAGGTGAAGCTCGCACAACGATTGGAGCAGCACTGGTTCGCGCTCAGAAGGATCAGGAAACACGTTTCGTTCTTCGCAACGTAGCGTTTCCCGTCACTGACGGCACGGTCGAAATCGACGTGACCGTGCGCTCTTTGCGCAGTGATTCGTCTAAGAATTTTGTGTGGTTTGTTGAGTTTTGTGACCCCCAGAAGCCTCAAAAAACGCTTACTGAAGAGGTGCAATTCGCTCGGGGGCGTGGTGCGGATTACGAAGCCATCGAATCCGAATTGATCTACGCCAAGGAAAGTTTGAGCGCCACAATCGAAGAGCTGGAAACCAGCAATGAAGAGTTGCAATCCACAAATGAAGAAATGGTCGCTTCCAACGAAGAACTTCAGAGTACCAATGAAGAACTGCACAGCGTCAACGAAGAACTGTACTCCGTAAACTCAGAAAACCACCGCAAGATCACGGAACTTCATGAGCTCACTGAAGACATGGAAAACCTGCTCAGCAGTACCGACATCGGTATCGTTTTCATGGACGAAGATCTCAGGATTCGCAAATTTACGAAGGCAGCCACGGACTACTTCAACCTGGTCGACCACGACATCGGCAGGCGACTGGACAACTTCGCTCACAACCTAAAAATCACGAATCTGGACGAGCTACTTCAGGAAGTCGTTCGGTCAGACCGCAGCTACACGGCTCAAGTGACCAATGCCAAAGGTGAGGCCATCCTCATGAAAATCCTCCCCTACGTCAGCGTAAGCGACAGACGCGGCGCCGTCCTCAATCTCGTAAACGTACACGAAATCAGCCTGGGACAGACGAATTAG